One part of the Lapillicoccus jejuensis genome encodes these proteins:
- a CDS encoding dolichyl-phosphate-mannose--protein mannosyltransferase, producing MAAVTLERAGEAAGDLRDLASERYVRLRTRLVGVRPSDRLFGWLGPLVVAAIGGFLRFWNLGNPHQLVFDETYYVKEGWSMIQYGVEVRNDPTLDAAKQIDQNFTAGHWRTVYDATNGDLVVHPPVGKWVIGLGEWLFGITNSFGWRFSVALLGTLSILMVGRAARRMFGSSLLGTVAAILLAFDGHHFVHSRTGLLDLVVMFFAFAGFCFLLIDRDHGREVLARRVAALPRGGMTRTGPSLGWRPWRWAAGLMLGLSTATKWSGLYFVVAFGLMTVLWDLGARRAAGVPGWRWAWLVRDAPYAFVQLVVTTVVVYVASWTGWFRSTQGYNRQWADTHPSAHFGWVPGPLRSLADYHRQMYDFSINLHSPHPYMSNPWSWMLQGRPTSFFYEGPTKGQDGCTVAVCSKAITSIGTVSVWWGGLIAIVVLLFMWALRRDWRAGAILAGLAGGWLPWFLYQDRTIFTFYAVAFVPYVVLACTYVLGLCLGGPSATRSRRQVGLLVTGLFCALTVGLFAFFYPIYVAEVVPQDFWRAHMWFPSWV from the coding sequence GTGGCTGCGGTGACCCTCGAGCGCGCCGGGGAGGCCGCGGGCGACCTGCGCGACCTGGCGAGCGAGCGCTACGTACGGCTGCGGACCCGGCTGGTCGGGGTCCGGCCGAGCGACCGGCTCTTCGGCTGGCTCGGCCCCCTCGTCGTCGCCGCCATCGGCGGCTTCCTGCGGTTCTGGAACCTCGGCAACCCCCACCAGCTGGTCTTCGACGAGACGTACTACGTCAAGGAGGGCTGGTCGATGATCCAGTACGGGGTGGAGGTGCGCAACGACCCCACCCTGGACGCCGCCAAGCAGATCGACCAGAACTTCACCGCCGGCCACTGGCGCACGGTGTACGACGCCACCAACGGCGACCTCGTCGTCCACCCGCCCGTCGGGAAGTGGGTCATCGGTCTCGGCGAGTGGCTCTTCGGCATCACCAACAGCTTCGGCTGGCGCTTCTCGGTCGCGCTGCTCGGGACGCTGTCGATCCTCATGGTCGGTCGCGCGGCGCGGCGGATGTTCGGCTCGTCGCTGCTGGGGACGGTCGCCGCGATCCTGCTCGCCTTCGACGGGCACCACTTCGTGCACTCGCGCACCGGGCTGCTCGACCTCGTCGTCATGTTCTTCGCCTTCGCGGGATTCTGCTTCCTGCTCATCGACCGCGACCACGGCCGGGAGGTGCTGGCGCGCCGGGTGGCCGCGCTGCCTCGTGGGGGGATGACCCGGACGGGGCCGTCGCTCGGCTGGCGGCCGTGGCGCTGGGCGGCCGGGCTGATGCTCGGGTTGTCGACCGCGACCAAGTGGTCCGGTCTGTACTTCGTCGTCGCCTTCGGGCTGATGACCGTGCTGTGGGACCTGGGCGCCCGGCGGGCCGCGGGGGTGCCGGGGTGGCGCTGGGCGTGGCTGGTGCGCGACGCGCCGTACGCCTTCGTGCAGCTCGTCGTGACGACCGTGGTCGTCTACGTCGCGAGCTGGACGGGCTGGTTCCGCAGCACCCAGGGCTACAACCGGCAGTGGGCCGACACCCACCCGTCGGCGCACTTCGGCTGGGTGCCGGGGCCGCTGCGGTCGCTGGCCGACTACCACCGGCAGATGTACGACTTCTCGATCAACCTGCACTCGCCGCACCCCTACATGAGCAACCCGTGGAGCTGGATGCTGCAGGGGCGGCCGACGTCGTTCTTCTACGAGGGGCCGACCAAGGGGCAGGACGGCTGCACCGTCGCCGTCTGCTCGAAGGCGATCACGTCCATCGGGACCGTGTCGGTCTGGTGGGGCGGGCTGATCGCGATCGTCGTCCTGCTGTTCATGTGGGCGCTGCGCCGCGACTGGCGCGCCGGGGCGATCCTCGCCGGCCTCGCCGGCGGGTGGTTGCCGTGGTTCCTCTACCAGGACCGGACCATTTTCACGTTCTACGCCGTGGCCTTCGTGCCGTACGTCGTGCTGGCCTGCACCTACGTCCTCGGCCTGTGCCTCGGCGGCCCGTCCGCGACCCGGAGCCGCCGCCAGGTCGGCCTGCTCGTCACCGGTCTCTTCTGCGCCCTGACCGTCGGCCTCTTCGCCTTCTTCTACCCGATCTACGTCGCCGAGGTCGTCCCCCAGGACTTCTGGCGCGCCCACATGTGGTTCCCCTCCTGGGTCTGA
- a CDS encoding CPBP family intramembrane glutamic endopeptidase, whose protein sequence is MSVAVEPSMGDRGDVTVVPPERRRLLRREVLVVLGLSLGSSAVYAVLAIIDRLTQKVALSQQSSSLNNSVTPDRPWLDLAYQLTGYAVALVPVAAAIYLLRRVEPPTAAVADGRWSPSRFLGLDRRRPGFDLGTGALLAAVIGIPGLGLYVVARALGVNTQVQAANLTGQWWTVPVLVLSAVQNAVLEEVVVVGYLLTRLRQLDWRLPLAVAASSLLRGSYHLYQGFGAFVGNAVMGVVFSLVYLRWRRVGPLVVAHTILDVVAFVGYTLLKDHLAWLR, encoded by the coding sequence ATGTCCGTCGCCGTCGAGCCCTCCATGGGCGACCGGGGCGACGTGACGGTCGTGCCGCCCGAGCGGCGCCGACTGCTGCGCCGCGAGGTGCTCGTCGTCCTCGGCCTCTCGCTCGGCTCCTCGGCGGTCTACGCGGTCCTCGCGATCATCGACCGGCTCACCCAGAAGGTCGCGCTCTCGCAGCAGAGCAGCTCGCTCAACAACTCGGTCACGCCGGACCGCCCCTGGCTCGACCTGGCCTACCAGCTGACCGGGTACGCCGTCGCGCTGGTGCCGGTGGCGGCGGCGATCTACCTGCTGCGGCGGGTCGAGCCGCCCACAGCCGCGGTCGCCGACGGGCGGTGGTCGCCGAGCCGGTTCCTCGGGCTCGACCGCCGGCGGCCGGGCTTCGACCTCGGCACGGGCGCCCTGCTCGCCGCCGTCATCGGCATCCCGGGTCTCGGCCTGTACGTCGTCGCGCGCGCCCTCGGCGTCAACACCCAGGTGCAGGCGGCCAACCTCACGGGCCAGTGGTGGACCGTGCCGGTGCTCGTCCTGTCCGCCGTGCAGAACGCCGTCCTCGAGGAGGTCGTCGTCGTCGGCTACCTGCTGACCCGGTTGCGTCAGCTCGACTGGCGGCTGCCGCTGGCCGTCGCGGCGTCGTCGCTGCTGCGCGGCAGCTACCACCTCTACCAGGGCTTCGGCGCGTTCGTCGGCAACGCCGTCATGGGCGTCGTCTTCTCGCTGGTCTACCTGCGGTGGCGGCGCGTCGGGCCGCTCGTCGTCGCCCACACGATCCTCGACGTCGTCGCCTTCGTCGGCTACACCCTGCTCAAGGACCACCTCGCGTGGCTGCGGTGA
- a CDS encoding GAF domain-containing protein produces MKSWFTHRAADDVETATGVGELDALTRVMSVVRGAAAADDVVPAALHAVREAFGWDYGSSWTLDEAGARMCFAASSGTVSPQFEEVTRRATFTRGVGLVGRAWSTGRPVVVADLGEVADCVRAPAAREHGITSGVCLPIRVDGVVVGVVDFLSSTRMRLTQARHDALAAVAELLSTALSERRATEVQRLATQERDAVIGVLLALTGASNAEAAALGALDAVRSEFGWAYGSYWKVDPRDCALHFAVESGTVSDEFRAVTLSASFREGVGLSGRAWRTKDLVFVTDIADVHDCVRAPVAARVGVRSGICFPILVRGHVVGTMDFFATEVLTPSAERLAVLRRVGRYVSEALERITDRDLGIKVANQLTASVAEISLAATEVGVYSTRAVDRAGQVTGVVRNLDTATVEVGDVASLIRNIAEQTNLLALNATIEAARAGDAGKGFAVVASEVKQLAQATAKATADAAQKIEAIQNGARDAAAAVGEITSVIDALSVAQQKIERVIDEVVERQAALTEEFQRQNP; encoded by the coding sequence ATGAAGAGCTGGTTCACCCACCGCGCCGCCGACGACGTGGAGACCGCCACCGGTGTCGGGGAGCTCGACGCCCTGACCCGGGTGATGAGCGTCGTCCGGGGAGCGGCAGCGGCCGACGACGTGGTGCCGGCCGCGCTGCACGCCGTGCGTGAGGCCTTCGGCTGGGACTACGGATCCTCCTGGACCCTCGACGAGGCGGGTGCCCGGATGTGCTTCGCCGCGTCGAGCGGCACCGTGTCGCCGCAGTTCGAGGAGGTCACCCGACGGGCCACCTTCACCCGCGGGGTGGGCCTGGTCGGCCGTGCGTGGTCCACCGGCCGTCCGGTGGTCGTCGCCGATCTGGGTGAGGTCGCCGACTGCGTCCGCGCGCCCGCGGCCCGCGAGCACGGCATCACCTCCGGGGTGTGCCTGCCGATCCGGGTCGACGGGGTGGTGGTGGGGGTCGTCGACTTCCTCAGCTCGACGCGGATGCGGCTCACGCAGGCCCGCCACGACGCTCTGGCCGCTGTCGCCGAGCTGCTGTCCACCGCCCTCAGCGAGCGGCGCGCCACCGAGGTGCAGCGTCTGGCCACCCAGGAGCGGGACGCCGTCATCGGCGTCCTCCTGGCGCTGACCGGCGCGAGCAACGCCGAAGCAGCCGCCCTCGGGGCGTTGGACGCGGTCCGGTCCGAGTTCGGCTGGGCCTACGGCTCCTACTGGAAGGTCGACCCCCGGGACTGCGCCCTGCACTTCGCCGTCGAGAGCGGCACCGTCAGCGACGAGTTCCGTGCCGTCACCCTCTCCGCCTCCTTCCGGGAGGGGGTCGGGCTGTCGGGCCGGGCCTGGCGCACGAAGGACCTCGTCTTCGTCACCGACATCGCGGACGTGCACGACTGCGTCCGTGCGCCGGTGGCCGCTCGGGTAGGCGTCCGCTCGGGGATCTGCTTCCCGATCCTGGTCCGGGGGCACGTGGTCGGCACGATGGACTTCTTCGCCACCGAGGTCCTCACCCCCAGCGCGGAGCGCCTGGCCGTGCTGCGCCGGGTGGGACGCTACGTCTCCGAGGCCCTCGAGAGGATCACCGACCGCGACCTGGGGATCAAGGTGGCCAACCAGCTCACGGCGAGCGTCGCCGAGATCAGCCTGGCCGCGACCGAGGTGGGGGTGTACTCCACCCGGGCCGTCGACCGGGCGGGCCAGGTCACCGGGGTCGTGCGCAACCTCGACACGGCGACCGTGGAGGTGGGCGACGTCGCCTCGCTCATCAGGAACATCGCCGAGCAGACCAACCTGCTCGCTCTCAACGCCACCATCGAGGCCGCCCGGGCCGGCGACGCCGGCAAGGGGTTCGCGGTCGTGGCGTCGGAGGTCAAACAGCTCGCCCAGGCCACCGCCAAGGCCACCGCCGACGCCGCGCAGAAGATCGAGGCCATCCAGAACGGTGCGCGGGACGCAGCGGCTGCGGTGGGCGAGATCACGTCGGTCATCGACGCCCTGTCGGTCGCGCAGCAGAAGATCGAGCGGGTGATCGACGAGGTCGTCGAGCGCCAGGCCGCGCTCACCGAGGAGTTCCAGCGCCAGAACCCCTGA
- a CDS encoding methyl-accepting chemotaxis protein, with the protein MSAPVTSPSSTLRRGPGTFLADRPVAVQIGIVVGVLVAVVAALGVVGVVELRSATEATRQLSEATVVPLRQLQQIELDLADIRIAALKYGDSAPAARPAVRTKLTAALDDIETGVKGYRPHAADPAAFNAALAATRQYAQIASTELFPAYDAGRPDEGEKIVAARLNPAGSAARNGFAQDGKVQEERARSTQAAAATAADTAVRLMLSTIAVGLLLGLVVAVVVVRGIRGTARKVQGSLDALARGDLTVESGVTSRDELGRMAQALANAQSGLRDLLSGVSQSASAVAAASVQLAASTTQISSAAQETSSRSGVVSTAAEQVSRSVSTVAAGAEEMGASIQEIAANAAEAAAVAQRAVAEAARTTETVAALGTASAEIGAVVKLITSIAEQTNLLALNATIEAARAGDAGKGFAVVAGEVKELARETARATEDIATRVSSIQQMTTEAVVAISSISTVIGTIDDYQTTIASAVEEQTATTSEMSRSVSEAATGTSEIAANIGGVADAAGSTSTAVTQSTQAVDELARLATDLETQVAGFRFH; encoded by the coding sequence ATGTCCGCTCCCGTCACCTCACCGTCGTCGACCCTCCGGCGGGGTCCCGGGACGTTCCTCGCGGACCGACCGGTCGCCGTCCAGATCGGCATCGTCGTCGGCGTGCTCGTCGCCGTCGTCGCCGCGCTCGGCGTGGTCGGCGTCGTGGAGCTCCGCTCGGCGACGGAGGCGACGCGTCAGCTGTCCGAGGCGACGGTCGTGCCGCTGCGCCAGCTGCAGCAGATCGAGCTCGACCTCGCCGACATCCGCATCGCGGCACTCAAGTACGGCGACTCCGCCCCCGCCGCCCGCCCCGCGGTGCGCACGAAGCTGACCGCGGCCCTGGACGACATCGAGACCGGGGTCAAGGGCTACCGCCCCCACGCGGCCGACCCCGCGGCCTTCAACGCCGCCCTCGCCGCCACCCGGCAGTACGCCCAGATCGCGTCGACGGAGCTCTTCCCGGCGTACGACGCCGGGAGGCCGGACGAGGGGGAGAAGATCGTCGCGGCCCGTCTCAACCCCGCCGGGTCGGCGGCCCGTAACGGGTTCGCGCAGGACGGCAAGGTACAGGAGGAGCGGGCGCGGAGCACCCAGGCCGCCGCAGCGACCGCGGCGGACACGGCGGTGCGGTTGATGCTGTCGACGATCGCCGTCGGTCTGCTGCTCGGACTCGTCGTCGCGGTCGTCGTCGTGCGCGGCATCCGCGGCACCGCCCGCAAGGTGCAGGGCAGTCTGGACGCCCTGGCCCGGGGCGACCTCACCGTCGAGTCCGGGGTGACGAGCCGTGACGAGCTCGGCCGGATGGCCCAGGCCCTGGCCAACGCCCAGTCCGGTCTGCGTGACCTGCTCTCCGGGGTCTCCCAGTCCGCGTCCGCGGTCGCCGCCGCCTCGGTGCAGCTCGCCGCCTCCACCACCCAGATCTCGTCGGCGGCGCAGGAGACCAGCAGCCGCTCCGGGGTGGTGTCGACGGCGGCCGAGCAGGTCTCCCGCTCGGTCTCCACGGTCGCCGCCGGCGCCGAGGAGATGGGTGCGTCGATCCAGGAGATCGCCGCGAACGCGGCGGAGGCCGCAGCCGTCGCGCAGCGGGCGGTCGCCGAAGCCGCCCGGACGACCGAGACGGTCGCGGCGCTGGGAACGGCGTCGGCCGAGATCGGCGCCGTGGTCAAGCTCATCACCTCCATCGCCGAGCAGACCAACCTCCTCGCCCTCAACGCCACCATCGAGGCCGCCCGCGCCGGCGACGCCGGCAAGGGCTTCGCCGTCGTCGCCGGTGAGGTCAAGGAGCTCGCCCGCGAGACCGCCCGAGCGACGGAGGACATCGCGACCCGTGTCTCCAGCATCCAGCAGATGACGACGGAGGCCGTCGTCGCCATCAGCTCGATCTCGACGGTGATCGGCACCATCGACGACTACCAGACCACCATCGCGTCCGCCGTGGAGGAGCAGACGGCGACGACGAGCGAGATGAGCCGCTCGGTCTCGGAGGCCGCGACCGGCACGAGCGAGATCGCGGCGAACATCGGGGGGGTCGCCGACGCCGCCGGCTCCACCTCCACCGCCGTCACCCAGTCCACCCAAGCCGTCGACGAGCTCGCCCGCCTCGCCACCGACCTCGAGACCCAGGTCGCCGGCTTCCGCTTCCACTGA
- a CDS encoding methyl-accepting chemotaxis protein, producing MSVQSPSPSANPARRRSLSTFVADRPLAVQIGSAVTALAVAGLVVGGLGIVQLAKINATQDAMYNNNVVPLVMLSQLEADVSDIRASTLRFDNLNDEQKATAKQTIDARFADIQAKAGDYRQHATDVAAFDSAVQAITSYHDIATTQVIPLNEAGKTDQAITVIRTQLDPLMTKLKAGFAKENQAEADQARATTQSGSSQYTSARTIILTTLLLALLAGLGLAVAVVTRVRGAVRRLQDSLGALAEGDLTQDAGIDSKDELGQLAQSLRRAQGALSGLLSRVSQSASAVAAASVQLSASTTQISSAAEETSNRSGVVSAAAEQVSRSVSTVAAGAEEMGASIQEIAANAAEAAAVAQRAVAEAAQTTETVTALGTASAEIGTVVKLITSIAEQTNLLALNATIEAARAGDAGKGFAVVAGEVKELARETARATEDIAQRVTSIQAMTTDAVTAISSISSVIGTIDDYQTTIASAVEEQTATTSEMSRSVSEAATGTSEIATTIGGVADAAGSTSTAVTQSTQAVDELARLATDLETQVAGFRFH from the coding sequence ATGTCCGTGCAGTCCCCCTCTCCGTCGGCCAACCCCGCCCGACGACGTTCCCTCTCCACCTTCGTCGCCGACCGTCCCCTGGCCGTCCAGATCGGGTCTGCGGTGACCGCGCTCGCCGTTGCCGGCCTCGTCGTCGGCGGCTTGGGCATCGTCCAGCTGGCGAAGATCAACGCGACACAGGACGCCATGTACAACAACAACGTCGTCCCGCTCGTCATGCTCTCGCAGCTGGAGGCCGACGTCTCCGACATCCGGGCGTCGACCCTGCGCTTCGACAACCTCAACGACGAGCAGAAGGCCACCGCCAAGCAGACCATCGATGCGCGTTTCGCTGACATCCAGGCCAAGGCCGGCGACTACCGACAGCACGCCACCGACGTCGCCGCCTTCGACTCGGCGGTCCAGGCGATCACCAGCTACCACGACATCGCCACCACCCAGGTGATCCCTCTCAACGAGGCCGGTAAGACCGACCAGGCGATCACGGTGATCAGGACCCAGCTCGACCCCCTGATGACCAAGCTGAAGGCTGGTTTCGCCAAAGAGAACCAGGCTGAAGCCGATCAGGCCAGGGCGACCACCCAGAGCGGGTCCTCGCAGTACACCAGCGCCCGAACCATCATCCTCACCACTCTGTTGCTGGCCCTGTTGGCCGGTCTCGGCCTGGCCGTGGCCGTCGTCACGCGGGTCCGGGGCGCCGTACGGCGTCTGCAGGACAGCCTCGGTGCCCTCGCCGAGGGCGACCTGACCCAGGACGCCGGCATCGACAGCAAGGACGAGCTGGGTCAGCTCGCGCAGTCGCTGCGCCGCGCCCAGGGCGCCCTCAGCGGCCTGCTCTCACGGGTCTCGCAGTCCGCGTCCGCCGTCGCCGCCGCCTCCGTGCAGCTGTCCGCCTCCACCACCCAGATCTCCTCGGCCGCCGAGGAGACCTCCAACCGCTCCGGCGTCGTCTCCGCCGCCGCCGAGCAGGTCTCCCGCTCCGTCTCCACCGTCGCCGCCGGCGCCGAGGAGATGGGCGCCTCCATCCAGGAGATCGCCGCCAACGCCGCCGAAGCCGCCGCCGTCGCCCAACGCGCCGTCGCCGAAGCCGCCCAGACCACCGAGACCGTCACCGCCCTCGGCACCGCCTCCGCCGAGATCGGCACCGTCGTCAAGCTCATCACCTCCATCGCCGAGCAGACCAACCTCCTCGCCCTCAACGCCACCATCGAGGCCGCCCGCGCCGGCGACGCCGGCAAGGGCTTCGCCGTCGTCGCCGGCGAGGTCAAGGAGCTCGCCCGCGAGACCGCCCGCGCCACCGAGGACATCGCGCAGCGGGTGACGAGCATCCAGGCCATGACGACCGACGCCGTCACCGCGATCAGCTCCATCTCGTCCGTCATCGGCACCATCGACGACTACCAGACCACCATCGCCTCCGCCGTCGAGGAGCAGACCGCCACCACCTCCGAGATGTCCCGCTCCGTCTCCGAGGCCGCCACCGGCACCAGCGAGATCGCCACCACCATCGGCGGCGTCGCCGACGCCGCCGGCTCCACCTCCACCGCCGTCACCCAGTCCACCCAAGCCGTCGACGAGCTCGCCCGCCTCGCCACCGACCTCGAGACCCAGGTCGCCGGCTTCCGCTTCCACTGA
- a CDS encoding chemotaxis protein CheW produces the protein MDETDEIVQEFVVESHENLDQLDRDFVELERQPGSRELLSSVFRTIHTIKGTSGFLAFGRLESLTHVGENLLARLRDGKMSMTPAIADGMLAMVDGVRELLAAIETDGTEGSVDVTDVVARLQDLLDGREPVAEPVAEPVAEPVAEAPAPPAPVVVPEPAAASVPAPTPAPAPAPAPAPATPAVPKVAAAVTATEDHHADGPGRRGAADSSIRVDVDLLDSLMRQVGELVLSRNQIVRQAGLLDDADLLRASQRLGLIASELQESVMKTRMQPIDHLWAKLPRVVRDLGSLCHKQVRLEMVGRETEVDRTLLEAVKDPLTHLVRNAVDHGLETPEVRRAAGKSPEGVLTLKAFHAGGQVVVEVSDDGAGIDPEKIRAKAADKGLMRPEQLEALSPNEVLQLVFTPGFSTAAAVTNVSGRGVGMDVVKTNIEAIGGAIEIESAVGVGTTCRLRIPLTLAIVASLTVECAGDRYAIPQVSLQELVTLDSERAGSQIEDVAGAEVYRLRGQLLPLVRLADVLKVESDRTDGHLVIAVLQAEGHRFGLVVDRVLNAEEIVVKPLSSRLKSIGVYSGATILGDGRVALILDVQALAKRALRSTGAERDAVRAEVVETSDDSERVLIVGAGDEREIAIPLSAVTRLEQVPVDRVERVGSREVVQYRGAILPLLRLPQHLGSYGDSARTHLPLVVHTSGGRSVALVVDEVRDIVDGARVRSDINDAGLTGSAVIRDKVVELLDVRAAILAADPYFFTDDQLGHLGADLYLDGVAS, from the coding sequence ATGGACGAGACCGACGAGATCGTCCAGGAGTTCGTCGTCGAGAGCCACGAGAACCTCGACCAGCTCGACCGCGACTTCGTCGAGCTGGAGCGTCAGCCCGGCTCCCGCGAGCTCCTGAGCAGTGTCTTCCGCACCATCCACACCATCAAGGGCACGAGCGGGTTCCTCGCGTTCGGCCGCCTGGAGTCGCTCACCCACGTGGGGGAGAACCTCCTGGCCCGGCTGCGCGACGGCAAGATGTCGATGACGCCGGCCATCGCCGACGGCATGCTCGCCATGGTCGACGGCGTCCGCGAGCTGCTCGCCGCCATCGAGACCGACGGCACCGAGGGGTCCGTCGACGTCACGGACGTCGTGGCCCGCCTCCAGGACCTGCTCGACGGGCGCGAGCCGGTCGCCGAGCCGGTCGCCGAGCCGGTCGCCGAGCCGGTGGCCGAGGCGCCGGCTCCTCCCGCGCCCGTCGTCGTCCCGGAGCCGGCGGCTGCCTCCGTCCCCGCTCCGACTCCCGCCCCCGCACCCGCCCCCGCACCCGCCCCCGCCACGCCCGCCGTCCCGAAGGTGGCCGCCGCGGTCACGGCGACCGAGGACCACCACGCGGACGGCCCCGGCCGCCGCGGGGCGGCCGACTCCTCGATCCGGGTCGACGTCGACCTGCTCGACTCGCTCATGCGCCAGGTCGGCGAGCTGGTCCTCAGCCGCAACCAGATCGTGCGCCAGGCCGGCCTGCTCGACGACGCCGACCTGCTGCGCGCGTCGCAGCGCCTCGGCCTCATCGCCTCCGAGCTGCAGGAGAGCGTCATGAAGACGCGCATGCAGCCCATCGACCACCTGTGGGCCAAGCTGCCGCGTGTCGTGCGCGACCTCGGCTCGCTGTGCCACAAGCAGGTCCGGCTGGAGATGGTCGGTCGCGAGACCGAGGTCGACCGCACCCTGCTCGAGGCGGTCAAGGACCCGCTCACGCACCTCGTGCGCAACGCCGTCGACCACGGCCTGGAGACCCCCGAGGTCCGCCGGGCGGCGGGCAAGTCGCCCGAGGGCGTCCTCACCCTCAAGGCGTTCCACGCCGGCGGCCAGGTCGTCGTCGAGGTCAGCGACGACGGCGCCGGCATCGACCCGGAGAAGATCCGGGCCAAGGCCGCCGACAAGGGCCTCATGCGTCCCGAGCAGCTCGAGGCCCTCAGCCCCAACGAGGTCCTCCAGCTCGTCTTCACCCCCGGCTTCTCGACCGCCGCCGCCGTCACCAACGTCTCCGGCCGCGGCGTCGGCATGGACGTCGTCAAGACGAACATCGAGGCGATCGGCGGCGCCATCGAGATCGAGTCCGCCGTCGGCGTCGGGACGACGTGCCGGCTGCGCATCCCGCTCACCCTCGCCATCGTCGCGTCGCTGACCGTGGAGTGCGCGGGCGACCGCTACGCCATCCCGCAGGTCAGCCTCCAGGAGCTCGTCACGCTCGACTCCGAGCGGGCCGGCTCGCAGATCGAGGACGTCGCCGGGGCCGAGGTCTACCGGCTGCGGGGCCAGCTGCTGCCGCTGGTCCGCCTCGCCGACGTGCTCAAGGTCGAGTCGGACCGCACCGACGGCCACCTCGTCATCGCCGTCCTGCAGGCCGAGGGCCACCGCTTCGGCCTCGTCGTCGACCGCGTGCTCAACGCCGAGGAGATCGTCGTCAAGCCGCTCTCGTCGCGGCTGAAGTCCATCGGCGTCTACTCCGGGGCGACGATCCTCGGTGACGGCCGCGTCGCGCTCATCCTCGACGTCCAGGCGCTGGCCAAGCGCGCCCTGCGCAGCACCGGCGCCGAGCGCGACGCCGTCCGCGCCGAGGTCGTCGAGACCAGCGACGACAGCGAGCGGGTGCTCATCGTCGGCGCCGGCGACGAGCGCGAGATCGCCATCCCGCTGTCGGCCGTCACCCGCCTCGAGCAGGTCCCCGTCGACCGCGTCGAGCGGGTCGGCTCGCGCGAGGTGGTCCAGTACCGCGGGGCGATCCTGCCGCTGCTGCGCCTGCCGCAGCACCTCGGCTCGTACGGCGACTCGGCCCGCACCCACCTGCCGCTCGTCGTCCACACCAGCGGCGGCCGCAGCGTCGCCCTCGTCGTCGACGAGGTCCGCGACATCGTCGACGGCGCCCGGGTCCGCAGCGACATCAACGACGCCGGCCTCACCGGCTCGGCCGTCATCCGCGACAAGGTGGTCGAGCTGCTCGACGTCCGCGCCGCGATCCTCGCCGCCGACCCGTACTTCTTCACCGACGACCAGCTCGGTCACCTCGGTGCCGACCTCTACCTCGACGGAGTCGCGTCATGA
- a CDS encoding chemotaxis protein CheW, which yields MMVQLATFTLGDHLYGIEVSRVQEVLRHQSRTRIPLAPNAVAGLVNLRGQVLTAIDLRSRLGLTPREDLDPMMVVVRISGETISLLVDSIGDVVTVDEETFEAPPDTLDDAGRELLRGAYKLSDRLLLALDTDRAVAA from the coding sequence ATGATGGTCCAGCTCGCCACCTTCACGCTCGGCGACCACCTCTACGGCATCGAGGTGAGCCGTGTGCAGGAGGTGCTCCGCCACCAGTCCCGCACCCGGATCCCGTTGGCCCCCAACGCGGTCGCCGGCCTGGTCAACCTGCGCGGTCAGGTGCTCACGGCCATCGACCTGCGTTCCCGGCTCGGCCTGACGCCGCGCGAGGACCTCGACCCGATGATGGTCGTCGTCCGGATCAGCGGCGAGACCATCAGCCTCCTCGTCGACTCGATCGGCGACGTCGTCACCGTCGACGAGGAGACCTTCGAGGCGCCGCCGGACACCCTCGACGACGCCGGGCGCGAGCTGCTGCGCGGCGCCTACAAGCTGAGCGACCGGCTGCTGCTGGCCCTGGACACCGACCGCGCCGTCGCGGCCTGA